Proteins from a single region of Patescibacteria group bacterium:
- the secD gene encoding protein translocase subunit SecD — protein MAQKSRSIGQRTKIKIYLLIIVVIAVLGGLLDYPKAFDVSVDAINSKLGIKIPHFYNLPFRLGLDLQGGTQLIYQADVSKVPGSDQSDAVEGVRDVIEKRVNAFGVAEPLIQTTKEGSNYRVIVELAGIKDVSQAIKMIGETPLLEFKEQVTGTPTLTAEQKTQLDKFNKDAKTKAETILDQAQSAPANFSQIAQDKSEDLATKANGGDLGYLKDGGAHSEFLKPIKEIGTGDIYPAVFENGEGYNILKRGDTKPDTEVRASHLLICYKGAEKCDKETSKDDARKKIEELKAKATPENFTQLVKENSTEPGADTSGGDLGFFSKGQMVKAFEDAVFAMKVGQISEVVETQFGFHLIYKTDERVVTTYQVSRILIKKQTEADLLPQGGYQNTGLSGKDLKHAQVNISPTTNEPEVELQFTDIGKTLFAEITTRNVGKTVAIYLDGQPISAPTVNEPITGGSAVISGKFSLEEAKTLARRLNAGALPVPIELVSQQTVGASLGQQFVDKSLNAAILAFILIALFMILYYRLPGLLSVIALVIYVIINLAIYKLIPVTMTLSGIAGFVLSVGMAVDANVLIFERLKEELTWGKPLGSASEEGFKRAWPSIRDGNLTTLISCFFLYWFGTSIIKGFALTLFIGVVISMISAITITRTFMNVVVGWNPVQRAKWLFWHKKSKEEQKIMTSN, from the coding sequence ATAATCTGCCATTTCGTTTGGGTCTTGACTTGCAAGGCGGCACTCAGCTAATTTATCAGGCTGATGTTTCTAAAGTGCCAGGCAGTGACCAGTCAGATGCTGTTGAAGGCGTCAGAGATGTGATTGAAAAACGTGTTAATGCTTTTGGCGTGGCAGAACCTTTGATCCAAACAACCAAAGAAGGCTCAAATTATCGCGTAATTGTTGAATTAGCCGGCATTAAAGATGTCTCCCAAGCCATTAAAATGATCGGAGAAACTCCTCTTCTTGAATTTAAAGAACAAGTCACAGGCACGCCTACTTTAACAGCTGAACAAAAAACTCAATTGGATAAATTTAATAAGGACGCAAAAACAAAAGCTGAAACTATTTTAGATCAAGCGCAATCTGCGCCTGCAAATTTCAGCCAGATTGCCCAAGATAAATCTGAAGATTTAGCCACAAAAGCAAATGGCGGCGATTTGGGCTATCTTAAAGATGGAGGCGCTCATAGCGAATTTTTAAAGCCGATTAAGGAAATCGGCACAGGCGATATTTATCCAGCAGTTTTTGAAAATGGCGAGGGTTATAATATTTTAAAAAGGGGAGACACTAAGCCAGACACAGAAGTAAGAGCCAGCCATCTTTTAATTTGTTACAAAGGCGCGGAAAAATGCGATAAAGAAACTTCCAAAGATGATGCCAGAAAAAAGATTGAAGAATTAAAAGCCAAGGCCACCCCGGAAAATTTTACCCAGCTTGTCAAAGAAAATTCTACTGAGCCGGGCGCTGACACAAGCGGTGGTGATTTAGGATTTTTTAGCAAAGGCCAGATGGTTAAGGCTTTTGAAGATGCTGTTTTCGCCATGAAAGTCGGTCAAATATCTGAGGTGGTTGAAACACAGTTTGGCTTTCATCTTATTTATAAAACTGACGAGCGAGTAGTTACTACTTATCAAGTATCTAGAATTTTAATTAAAAAACAAACTGAAGCAGATCTTCTGCCTCAGGGCGGTTATCAAAATACTGGTTTGTCAGGCAAGGATTTAAAACACGCTCAAGTTAATATCAGTCCGACAACGAATGAACCAGAAGTTGAACTGCAATTTACAGATATTGGTAAAACTCTTTTTGCTGAAATTACAACGAGGAATGTGGGAAAAACAGTAGCTATTTATCTTGACGGCCAGCCAATTAGCGCGCCGACTGTGAATGAACCAATAACTGGCGGCTCAGCCGTAATATCGGGAAAATTTAGTTTGGAAGAAGCCAAAACACTCGCTCGCCGTTTAAATGCCGGCGCTTTGCCAGTGCCAATTGAATTAGTCAGCCAGCAAACCGTGGGCGCTAGTTTGGGTCAGCAATTTGTGGATAAAAGTTTAAACGCCGCAATATTAGCTTTTATTCTAATAGCTTTGTTCATGATTTTGTATTATCGTTTGCCTGGCTTGCTTTCGGTTATTGCCTTGGTTATTTATGTAATTATCAACTTAGCAATTTACAAATTAATTCCCGTGACAATGACTTTGTCAGGCATTGCAGGTTTTGTCTTGTCAGTCGGTATGGCCGTTGATGCTAATGTTTTGATTTTTGAAAGATTAAAAGAAGAATTAACCTGGGGCAAGCCATTAGGTTCAGCTTCAGAGGAAGGCTTTAAACGTGCCTGGCCCTCAATTCGCGACGGCAATTTAACTACTTTAATTTCTTGTTTTTTCTTGTATTGGTTTGGCACGAGTATAATCAAAGGCTTTGCTCTGACCTTGTTTATTGGCGTTGTCATTTCTATGATTTCAGCCATTACCATAACAAGAACCTTTATGAACGTTGTAGTCGGCTGGAACCCTGTCCAACGAGCTAAATGGCTGTTTTGGCACAAGAAAAGCAAAGAAGAACAAAAAATAATGACTTCAAATTAA
- the secF gene encoding protein translocase subunit SecF, giving the protein MKIIKHRKFFLIFSGTLTLVSILLWIIWGLNLGIDFTGGSLMEIQYAQTRPVTAELSQTLADLNLKGLKIQAIGDKGYVLRFQQTGEDIHQQILAKLNPPISSENAGNNLKVESANTDANIEVKGINVSTSGSNQVTETRFDSIGPAIGAELKTKAFYAVILVVIAIVIYIAVAFRKVSYPVSSWKYGVAAIIALTHDIFVTIGIFVILGKYFGFEVNTPFVAALLTILGYSVNDTIVVFDRVRENLHKYEGEFEEIVEKSIWETMARSINTIVTVELALTALAIFGGGVINDFVIPLLIGIFFGAYSSIFIASQLLVAWQKYDWARKKSE; this is encoded by the coding sequence ATGAAAATAATTAAACACAGAAAATTCTTTTTAATCTTTTCAGGCACATTAACCTTGGTTTCTATTTTACTTTGGATAATATGGGGCTTAAATCTGGGTATTGATTTCACAGGCGGCAGTTTAATGGAAATTCAATATGCCCAGACCAGGCCTGTCACTGCCGAGCTAAGTCAGACTTTGGCCGATCTAAATTTGAAAGGTTTGAAAATTCAAGCTATAGGCGATAAAGGCTATGTTTTGAGATTTCAGCAAACCGGTGAGGATATTCATCAACAGATCTTGGCAAAATTAAATCCTCCTATTAGTTCTGAAAATGCAGGCAATAATCTTAAAGTTGAAAGCGCAAATACTGATGCCAATATAGAAGTCAAAGGCATTAATGTCAGTACTTCAGGCAGTAATCAGGTTACAGAAACAAGATTTGACTCAATTGGACCAGCTATTGGCGCTGAATTAAAAACCAAAGCTTTTTACGCAGTTATTTTAGTTGTCATCGCTATTGTTATTTATATTGCCGTAGCTTTCCGCAAGGTGTCTTACCCTGTTTCTTCTTGGAAATATGGCGTAGCGGCGATAATTGCCTTAACTCACGATATTTTTGTGACCATTGGTATTTTTGTAATCCTAGGCAAATATTTTGGTTTTGAAGTTAATACGCCTTTTGTGGCTGCTTTACTGACAATTTTAGGTTATTCAGTCAATGATACGATCGTGGTTTTTGACCGTGTGCGTGAGAATTTGCATAAATATGAAGGTGAATTTGAGGAAATTGTGGAAAAAAGCATTTGGGAAACTATGGCTCGTTCTATTAATACTATTGTTACCGTGGAATTAGCCCTGACAGCTTTGGCAATTTTCGGCGGAGGAGTGATTAATGACTTTGTTATCCCATTATTAATTGGTATTTTCTTTGGCGCATATTCATCTATCTTTATTGCTTCCCAACTCTTAGTAGCTTGGCAAAAGTATGATTGGGCCAGGAAAAAGAGTGAATAA